One genomic segment of Pagrus major chromosome 13, Pma_NU_1.0 includes these proteins:
- the btg4 gene encoding protein BTG4 gives MKEEIAAAVFFVARLVKRYGCLGNEGRERFAAALTSVLFENYRNHWHPNAPTKGQAYRCLRMNRVRLQDPVLQQACERSAVRYEDLGFPQELTVWVDPGEVSCRYGEHSTPFCVTVVNSGRRADGEFSRRIHDAVERASLEVQSGSSSDEEEEGGGDNSMSSSSLSSLCSVPIAPTNPEPKTIPTVSNPNSVYRFSEFSPGAPQTWLREKRKAFTGEAFPPHAPPAGGPTSQFSSQKSFKPYRPSFTFAGPRVDKYHWVSKSRS, from the exons atgAAGGAGGAGATCGCTGCTGCTGTGTTCTTCGTGGCTCGGCTGGTGAAGAGATATGGATGTTTGGGTAATGAAGGCAGGGAGCGCTTCGCTGCTGCGCTCACCTCCGTTCTGTTTGAGAACTACAGGAACCACTGGCACCCAAACGCACCCACCAAGGGTCAGGCCTACAG gtgtctGCGGATGAACCGTGTGCGGCTGCAGGACCCGGTGCTGCAGCAGGCCTGCGAGCGGAGCGCCGTGCGGTACGAGGACCTGGGCTTCCCACAGGAGCTGACTGTGTGGGTCGACCCCGGGGAGGTGTCCTGCAG GTACGGTGAACACAGCACTCCGTTCTGCGTCACGGTGGTGAACAGCGGTCGTCGTGCAGATGGTGAATTTTCCCGTCGCATTCATGACGCGGTGGAGCGGGCGAGCCTGGAGGTCCAATCGGGAAGCTCCtcagacgaggaggaggaagggggcgGAGACAACAgcatgagcagcagcagcctatCGTCGCTCTGCTCGGTTCCCATCGCGCCGACCAACCCTGAACCCAAAACCATCCCGACCGTCAGCAACCCCAACAGTGTCTACAGG ttcAGTGAGTTTTCTCCCGGTGCTCCTCAGACTTGGCTCAGGGAGAAGCGGAAGGCCTTCACTGGGGAGGCGTTCCCACCTCACGCTCCTCCAGCCGGAGGTCCGACCTCCCAGTTCTCCAGCCAGAAAAGCTTCAAGCCCTATCGACCCTCGTTCACCTTCGCCGGGCCTCGTGTCGACAAGTACCACTGGGTCAGCAAATCCCGATCCTAG